DNA from Mesorhizobium loti R88b:
CAGGTACAGCCGCGCCGTCGGCAGGTTGATCACGGCGCTGCCGCAACAGGCCATGAAGAACATGAAGGAATGGGCGATGGGCATGCCGCGAGCGGCGTTCCACACCACGCCGTACAGGCCGCGGTGCGGCTGGTGCAATTGCTTGCCGACTTCGATGACACGGTCGAAGCTTGTTGGGGGTTGCAGCTTGTAGGCTTCCAGCAGGTCCCTGCGGATGGCGAGTGTCTCTACCGTGCAATAGATCGGAACGCCGTACTGAATCTTGTCCCATGACCCGGTCGCCCAGATATTGGGGTGGAAGTCGAGGGGATTAATCCCGCTTTTCTCGAGGAACTCGTTCAGGGGCTGGCAAACATTCCGCTTCACCGCCTCGCCGAGCCAGGGCATGTTGACGGCGATGACGTCGTACTTGCTGTGCTTTCTGCGGGCGTTCTCGAACACTTCCTCCTGGAGCTGGGGTAGCGGCAGAAGCGTGAAGTTCTTCCGCGAGGAAAGTTTTGCGCGGAAGTCCGACCACATGTCGCGCATCGAGGCGAAGTAGTTGTCGTCGTGAAGCAGAAATTTCAGATCTTGCCCGGTGTCCTGGCTGCTTGCCATGATCTCGAGGGGCGGAATGATCTGACCAGCCAGATAGGAGCCGCCGAAGTAGTAGTCCTCCTCGTCGCCGTTTCCGGACTTCAGCCCGAAGGTCTCGGCCAGTAGGGCTTTGACCTTGCGCGCATATTCGGTGAAGTTCTCGATCATCCGACGACTGGGAACGACATAGAACGTCTTTGAATCCGGCCCCTTTTCCTGCTTCTCCACCTCGCCGAGCTCGATGAGCCGGTGGATGCGCCGCATGGCGCTCGCGAAGGGAACCTCGGCCGACTGGGCTAGCGACGACATGCTCACCGTCTGACCCCGAAGGTAGCTCCGCATGAGGAAGATCACCATATTCCAGTTCTGGTCCGGTTCAGCGATCGGGAGGAGCTGATCATAGGGTTTGCGCATCCGCTCAAGGAAGCTGATGATCCGCAACAGTTCGTACTCGGTCATTTCCTCCGGCCTCCCAACCGGATTGTCATGTTGTCGCCTTCAGGCAGATAATCAAGGCTCGCGGGCCTCTCACCGTCCCCAGTGTCCCGCTGGGCGCGCGACTTGGGAGGAACCACTCGAATGCGCCGAGGCGGCTATTGTCCGGCGGCACTTCCCTGCGGCGCGCCGGCCACCAGATCGAAGAACTGGATATCTATTTCTTCCTGCAGGAAGTCATTCCGATTCTGCCAGAACCTTTGAGACTGCGGAAGGGCACCGTTGACATCGAAATCAGTCTTGCTCAACCAGTGCTCGTAGATCATCAGTCGACACGCATCTCTGGGGTCGGCATGAAGGTGCATGGCCACACATCCGGGGCTGTCGCGACTTGGAGCGATCAGGTTCTGCAATGCATCGATCGTCTGGGCGAGCCGATCGGGCCGGGACCGAAGGAACGTGAGCACCCCGATCATCAAAGCCTCCCTTCTTCGACCTCAGCATCGTAGGGTCGTGTCCCGCGGCACACCGGCAAATAATTCTCAAAACGAGAAACTTTCGCGGCTTAGCCATGACGGTGCTGGTCTAACACCAGCATGACTGGGAGGTGGCGAGCATGGCGACGAGCGCATTCCGAGCGGTGGGATGGATTGGCCTCGGGAAAATGGGCCTGCCGATCTGCCGGCGACTGAATGCGGCCGGTATCCAGGTAACCGTGCTGGCGCGAAATGAGGCGAGCGCCGCCAAGGCCGAGGCGCAACGATTTGCGATCTGCCGGGGCCTTGAAGCGCTTGCCGCCTCCGATGTCATCGTCTCGGCAGTTCCCGATGATGCGGCCCTGCTCGGTTTGATGACTGACGCCTTTCTCGCGGCACTCCGCCCCGCCCATGTCGTCGTCGATATTTCCACCGTGTCGCCGGCCGCCTCGGCCGAAGTCGCTCGCAAGCTGACGCCGACAGGGGCGAGATATCTCCGGGTGCCGGTTTCAGGTTCCACGGTGCATGCCGCCTCGGGCCAGCTGACCGCCATGGCGTCCGGCCCCCGGTCTGCCTTCGACGACATGCAGTCGATCCTGTCCGCTTTCTGTGCCAAGCAGTTCTATGTTGGTGCCGATGAGCAGGCGCGATATCTGAAGCTTGCCATCAATTCCATCCTGGCCGCCAACTCTGCCCTCCTGGCGGAGGCGCTGGCAATCGGCGAAGCGGGCGGACTGCGCCGATCCGACATGCTCGAGGTCATGACGCAGAGCGCAATCGCCACGCCACTGCTGGGCTACAAGAAGGACGCCCTCAACAAAGGCGAATATCCGACGGCGTTTTCGGTAAGCCAGATGGTGAAGGACCTCGATCTGGTGCTCGGTGCTGCCCGCGCCGATCATATACCCGTCCCGCTCAATGCAATCGTCAGGCAACGCTTTGAGCAGGCCTACGCAGACGGGCTTGGGGAAAAGGACTTTTTCTGTCTTTCCGGGGCGTCAAAGAGCTAAGCGGGATCGACCAAGCGCGCGACATGCCCGACGATCGTCAGCGAGGTCGTGCGCTGCGGTTCATGGCCAATCAGGTCCGCGCGCGATCATTTGCGCGCCACAGACGGTGCGGCGAGCTCTTCTCGTAGCCGAGCTTGTCGAAGCTGGCGATCTCAAGCATCTGCCCCCAGGGCGTGCGCAAATAGATCCAGTCGAAACCGGCAAGGGGACCGTCCTCGACCCTGTTGGGTCCCTCCAGCATCTCGACACCTTGTGCGCGAAGCCGTTCCGCCGAGGCGAAGACATCGTCAACTTCGAAACAGAGATGCATGCCACCGACTTCCGACGAACGCAGCGGAGGTGCCTTTTTATCTTCACCTTCGTATTCGAAGAGCTCGACGCTGGTTCCCTCGCCGCAGCGCAGGAACACGAGATCGCGAATGCGCGATCGTGCCGAGGCGCCCAACTTGTTCTTCATGAAGTTCTCGTCGACGTCAAATGCGCCCGTCCGGAAGACCTCGATCGCGCCGAAGACGGCCTTGAAGAAGGCGATGCCGTCCTCGATATCTGGTACGGTGAGTCCGATATGGTGCATGCCATTCACTTTTTCGGCCATGTGGTCCTCCTCATGTCTTGCAGCTTCGAGCATGAAGGCGTTGACGCCTTGAGCTCGTCTGTCGGCGGCCGCGCCCTCAATGCGCCGCGCGCTTCTGCGCGGCCGAATAGATCAGAG
Protein-coding regions in this window:
- a CDS encoding VOC family protein, translating into MAEKVNGMHHIGLTVPDIEDGIAFFKAVFGAIEVFRTGAFDVDENFMKNKLGASARSRIRDLVFLRCGEGTSVELFEYEGEDKKAPPLRSSEVGGMHLCFEVDDVFASAERLRAQGVEMLEGPNRVEDGPLAGFDWIYLRTPWGQMLEIASFDKLGYEKSSPHRLWRANDRART
- a CDS encoding NAD(P)-dependent oxidoreductase — encoded protein: MATSAFRAVGWIGLGKMGLPICRRLNAAGIQVTVLARNEASAAKAEAQRFAICRGLEALAASDVIVSAVPDDAALLGLMTDAFLAALRPAHVVVDISTVSPAASAEVARKLTPTGARYLRVPVSGSTVHAASGQLTAMASGPRSAFDDMQSILSAFCAKQFYVGADEQARYLKLAINSILAANSALLAEALAIGEAGGLRRSDMLEVMTQSAIATPLLGYKKDALNKGEYPTAFSVSQMVKDLDLVLGAARADHIPVPLNAIVRQRFEQAYADGLGEKDFFCLSGASKS
- a CDS encoding extracellular solute-binding protein, producing MTEYELLRIISFLERMRKPYDQLLPIAEPDQNWNMVIFLMRSYLRGQTVSMSSLAQSAEVPFASAMRRIHRLIELGEVEKQEKGPDSKTFYVVPSRRMIENFTEYARKVKALLAETFGLKSGNGDEEDYYFGGSYLAGQIIPPLEIMASSQDTGQDLKFLLHDDNYFASMRDMWSDFRAKLSSRKNFTLLPLPQLQEEVFENARRKHSKYDVIAVNMPWLGEAVKRNVCQPLNEFLEKSGINPLDFHPNIWATGSWDKIQYGVPIYCTVETLAIRRDLLEAYKLQPPTSFDRVIEVGKQLHQPHRGLYGVVWNAARGMPIAHSFMFFMACCGSAVINLPTARLYLDYSRLSGDQMRPRLDSDAGRKTLDFMHRLLSISPPDILDIDWNRGLEYFMTGHSAMAYTWTMRAARFEYDIRSVVKRKVDYLAHPHGPGGTSVSPIGGFVLIIPQSLPPERAKLAFEAISWMASPSAMKEYVKNGFPVAPRFSVSADPEAAASTPIVRFVDRLAKKNKLQNWQRPPIPEYHQVEEILGTEIYAALTGDITDQEALERSQNRIDKVMREAGYY
- a CDS encoding putative quinol monooxygenase, translating into MIGVLTFLRSRPDRLAQTIDALQNLIAPSRDSPGCVAMHLHADPRDACRLMIYEHWLSKTDFDVNGALPQSQRFWQNRNDFLQEEIDIQFFDLVAGAPQGSAAGQ